One Cervus elaphus chromosome 28, mCerEla1.1, whole genome shotgun sequence DNA segment encodes these proteins:
- the HDAC2 gene encoding histone deacetylase 2, with product MAYSQGGGKKKVCYYYDGDIGNYYYGQGHPMKPHRIRMTHNLLLNYGLYRKMEIYRPHKATAEEMTKYHSDEYIKFLRSIRPDNMSEYSKQMQRFNVGEDCPVFDGLFEFCQLSTGGSVAGAVKLNRQQTDMAVNWAGGLHHAKKSEASGFCYVNDIVLAILELLKYHQRVLYIDIDIHHGDGVEEAFYTTDRVMTVSFHKYGEYFPGTGDLRDIGAGKGKYYAVNFPMRDGIDDESYGQIFKPIISKVMEMYQPSAVVLQCGADSLSGDRLGCFNLTVKGHAKCVEVVKTFNLPLLMLGGGGYTIRNVARCWTYETAVALDCEIPNELPYNDYFEYFGPDFKLHISPSNMTNQNTPEYMEKIKQRLFENLRMLPHAPGVQMQAIPEDAVHEDSGDEDGEDPDKRISIRASDKRIACDEEFSDSEDEGEGGRRNVADHKKGAKKARIEEDKKETEDKKADVKEEDKSKDNSGEKTDTKGAKSEQLSNP from the exons ATGGCGTACAGTCAAGGAGGCGGCAAGAAGAAAGTCTGCTACTACTATGATG gTGATATTGGAAATTATTATTATGGACAGGGTCATCCCATGAAACCTCATAGGATCCGCATGACCCATAACTTGCTGCTAAATTATGGCTTatatagaaaaatggaaatatat agGCCCCATAAAGCCACTGCTGAAGAAATGACAAAATACCACAGTGATGAGTACATCAAATTTCTACGTTCAATAAGACCAGATAACATGTCTGAGTATAGCAAGCAGATGCAGAGAT TTAATGTTGGAGAGGACTGTCCAGTGTTTGATGGACTTTTTGAGTTTTGTCAGCTTTcaactggtggctcagttg CTGGTGCTGTGAAGTTAAACCGACAACAAACTGACATGGCTGTTAACTGGGCTGGAGGATTGCATCATGCTAAGAAATCAGAAGCATCAGGATTCTGTTATGTTAATGATATTGTGCTTGCCATCCTTGAATTACTAAA GTATCATCAGAGAGTCTTATATATTGATATTGATATCCATCATGGTGATGGTGTTGAGGAGGCTTTTTATACAACAGATCGTGTAATGACTGTATCGTTCCATAAATATGGGGAATACTTTCCTGGAACAGGAGACTTACGG GATATTGGTGCAGGAAAAGGCAAATACTATGCTGTCAATTTTCCAATGAGAGATGGTATAGATGATGAATCATATGGCCAGATATTTAAGCCt ATTATTTCAAAAGTGATGGAGATGTATCAGCCTAGCGCTGTGGTTCTGCAGTGTGGTGCAGACTCGCTGTCTGGTGATAGGCTCGGTTGCTTCAATCTGACAGTTAAAG GTCATGCTAAATGTGTAGAAGTTGTAAAAACTTTCAATTTACCATTACTGATGCTTGGGGGAGGTGGATACACAATCCGCAACGTTGCTCGGTGTTGGACATATGAGACTGCAGTTGCCCTTGATTGTGAGATTCCCAATG aattgcCATATAATGATTATTTTGAGTATTTTGGACCGGACTTCAAACTGCATATTAGTCCTTCAAACATGACAAACCAGAACACTCCAGAATATATGGAAAAGATAAA ACAGCGTTTATTTGAAAATTTACGCATGTTGCCTCATGCACCTGGTGTCCAGATGCAAGCTATTCCAGAAGATGCAGTTCATGAAGATAGTggagatgaagatggagaagatcCAGACAAGAGAATTTCTA TTCGAGCATCAGACAAACGAATAGCTTGTGATGAAGAGTTCTCAGATTCTGAGGATGAAGGAGAAGGTGGTCGTAGAAATGTGGCTGATCATAAGAAAGGAGCAAAAAAAGCTAGAATCGAAGAAGACAAGAAGGAAACAGAGGACAAAAAAGCAG atgtTAAGGAGGAAGATAAATCCAAGGATAATAGTGGTGAAAAAACAGATACCAAAGG AGCCAAATCAGAACAGCTCAGCAATCCTTGA